In a single window of the Plasmodium cynomolgi strain B DNA, chromosome 6, whole genome shotgun sequence genome:
- a CDS encoding hypothetical protein (putative) has translation LGINQFDVSSRAPLKENCSRKLSDINLFENVVDIFNVIDYNNYDEGDIEQLENNNYETRLRNEWKQLENDENIDWLTITLKTYESLVGKNSEATPDTETKHRRWCNIVEALHYFRKAKNEEHQAGLQFFLDALKDKRKERDIEDLNLEEEKAWNHLKMAKVKEDNEWRYYQLLTLKYWKQAENAESARNNTQ, from the coding sequence TTAGGTATTAACCAGTTCGATGTATCTTCGAGGGCTCCActtaaagaaaattgttcTCGAAAATTATCagatattaatttatttgaaaacGTTGTAGATATATTTAACGTAATAGATTATAACAATTATGATGAAGGTGACATTGAGCAATTAGAGAATAACAACTATGAAACTAGATTGAGAAATGAATGGAAACAACTAGAAAACGACGAAAATATAGATTGGCTTACCATTACACTAAAGACGTATGAATCCCTTGTTGGAAAAAACAGTGAAGCAACACCTGATACTGAAACTAAGCACAGAAGGTGGTGTAATATTGTAGAGGCGTTGCATTATTTCCGTAAAGCTAAAAATGAGGAACATCAAGCAggattgcaattttttttagatgcattaaaggataaaagaaaagaaagagacaTTGAAGATTTAAATttagaagaggaaaaagcaTGGAAccatttaaaaatggcaaaagtTAAAGAAGATAATGAATGGAGATATTATCAATTACTTACTTTGAAATATTGGAAACAAGCAGAAAATGCCGAATCCGCTAGAAATAATACTCAA